In Thermospira aquatica, the following proteins share a genomic window:
- a CDS encoding tetratricopeptide repeat-containing diguanylate cyclase, producing the protein MSLLGVNNHQEFVKSLLAEEWSGVLLEGAGKEIEKTLVERASTQGKVCLVYDFEKEDLLYPYAPWLSLILVELEKLSEPQRQKIYKEEKIYFFLEQLLESHLRDGMPSRREPLIEEEVQYERTELFQGMKRLFVRFFPQDSKQIIILTNLHFASYSTIDFLRFLGENDISLPIYALYKRENGGEALEEIVSVYREKHRFFELSLSENQDLGISPWKKVSQDKEKVTRLQRMFFQYHALRDVVRLGQLFLDQNEILEQNDEAYVQINWQVGKALAILGDYNEAAVYLNRAFILMNGLSFSLENWALFYRDMAYLFFMKDAIPEALEMVEKGFHLPDVEENTKAYFELFFLYFQIEDKNRKQQPRPWKEIYDKIIEITSKLGYENHLALIYINPYGIYSEYASDVDKYNTLALNEKGIAIAKRLRNTYRLSHGYQLRGLIYAVMGNYDEVIQWYRKSLVLKKRMGFPREIAYGYNGVGFYYYMTGRYVQAYEYYREALKYLFSLKDFHEIAMTYFNLGANCLLALDEKCAIVFFEEVLALVEILGMNGLAYHSLFGIYAILGTAYALHGDWLKAYDCINRIRAKKLLPYLEKNEEYFFIAMLLGLLAFHEGRYEDTFQRFREANYYLHRTNDNIGYMIPWYCFVTAKFYHEMGDENLGTKMWHEGMRQSEIQESPFYRMIFLNRRQKTYEPAFTIEEMPAFDHIRELARTEYKIASIYRQMQDIHVLNILQQDFICITDWYGLINATLEKLVSNFLIDFACFFSYESGKWKMVAHQGKDLSCEDAESLVVKLSASFSEVLFRSDEKTDREWIFATGISSLAYLPLVWDEHKVCLLCGTMQGQTLLTRDDMRVLRLIVQQMRSSLQRLVYLEQIEKQKQELAEAYKKLQEMVVHDVLTGVMNRLALSQRLGEEIARVKRYKNRVERGFVLGFLDMDNFKGINDTYGHTIGDKVLALTAQELVRFLRKVDLVFRYGGDEFVLLFPETTGEAAQIVAERILKELPQRVKNALNKDLLPTFSLGMVVYTGEEDFQLEDLLQRVDRALYEAKSRGKNCFVLK; encoded by the coding sequence ATGTCTTTGTTGGGAGTTAATAACCATCAAGAGTTTGTGAAAAGTCTTCTCGCTGAAGAGTGGTCTGGAGTTCTTTTGGAGGGTGCAGGGAAAGAAATAGAAAAAACTCTTGTGGAAAGAGCTTCTACACAAGGTAAAGTTTGTCTTGTTTATGATTTTGAAAAAGAGGATCTTCTCTATCCCTATGCTCCGTGGTTATCTCTGATTCTTGTGGAGTTAGAAAAGCTTTCGGAACCTCAAAGACAAAAAATCTATAAAGAAGAAAAAATCTACTTTTTCTTAGAGCAGCTTCTTGAGTCTCATCTTCGAGATGGTATGCCATCTCGAAGAGAACCTCTGATTGAGGAGGAAGTTCAGTATGAGAGGACAGAGCTGTTTCAAGGTATGAAACGGCTTTTTGTTCGTTTTTTTCCTCAGGATTCAAAGCAGATCATAATTCTCACCAACCTTCATTTTGCCTCTTATTCTACAATTGATTTTTTAAGATTTCTTGGCGAGAATGATATCTCTTTGCCTATTTATGCTCTCTACAAGAGAGAGAATGGGGGAGAAGCTCTAGAAGAAATTGTCTCAGTTTATCGCGAGAAGCATCGATTCTTTGAACTTTCTCTATCGGAAAATCAAGATTTGGGGATCTCTCCATGGAAAAAGGTATCTCAGGATAAGGAAAAGGTAACACGGCTTCAGAGGATGTTTTTTCAGTATCATGCTTTAAGGGATGTGGTGCGACTCGGGCAGTTGTTTCTTGATCAGAACGAGATTCTGGAACAGAATGATGAAGCCTATGTTCAGATCAACTGGCAGGTAGGAAAGGCGCTTGCTATTTTGGGGGATTACAACGAAGCCGCCGTGTATTTGAATAGAGCCTTTATTTTGATGAATGGACTATCTTTTTCTCTTGAAAACTGGGCTCTTTTCTACCGGGACATGGCGTATCTTTTCTTTATGAAAGACGCCATACCCGAAGCTCTCGAGATGGTGGAGAAGGGATTCCATCTTCCTGATGTTGAAGAAAATACAAAAGCATATTTTGAGCTCTTTTTCCTCTACTTTCAGATAGAAGACAAGAACCGTAAACAACAACCCCGACCATGGAAAGAGATTTATGATAAGATTATAGAAATTACGAGTAAGCTTGGGTATGAGAATCACCTTGCTTTGATCTATATCAATCCTTATGGAATTTATTCTGAATATGCCTCAGATGTGGATAAATATAATACCCTTGCTCTGAATGAAAAGGGAATAGCCATAGCCAAAAGGCTTCGAAATACGTATCGTCTTAGTCATGGTTATCAACTTCGTGGTCTTATTTATGCAGTCATGGGAAACTATGATGAGGTGATTCAGTGGTACAGAAAAAGTCTCGTGCTTAAAAAACGGATGGGTTTTCCTCGAGAGATTGCTTATGGGTATAACGGGGTAGGATTTTACTACTACATGACAGGGAGATACGTTCAAGCCTATGAATATTACAGGGAGGCTTTAAAGTATCTCTTTTCTCTTAAAGATTTTCATGAGATAGCCATGACGTATTTTAATCTTGGCGCAAATTGTCTACTAGCTCTTGATGAGAAATGTGCTATTGTCTTTTTTGAAGAGGTGTTAGCACTTGTAGAAATCTTAGGGATGAATGGACTTGCCTATCATTCACTGTTTGGTATTTATGCTATATTGGGAACGGCGTATGCGCTTCATGGTGATTGGCTAAAAGCGTATGACTGCATCAATCGCATACGGGCCAAAAAACTTCTTCCTTATCTTGAAAAAAATGAAGAGTATTTTTTCATTGCTATGCTTTTGGGACTTTTAGCGTTTCATGAGGGAAGGTACGAGGATACTTTCCAGCGTTTTCGTGAGGCAAATTACTATCTTCATCGAACCAATGATAATATTGGTTATATGATTCCGTGGTATTGTTTTGTGACGGCAAAATTTTACCATGAAATGGGGGATGAAAATCTTGGGACAAAGATGTGGCACGAGGGAATGAGGCAAAGTGAAATCCAGGAGTCTCCTTTTTACAGGATGATTTTTTTAAACCGAAGACAGAAAACGTATGAACCTGCTTTTACAATTGAAGAGATGCCAGCCTTTGATCATATTCGAGAGCTTGCTCGTACGGAGTATAAGATTGCCTCTATTTATCGTCAGATGCAGGATATTCATGTCTTAAATATTTTGCAGCAAGATTTTATCTGTATCACTGATTGGTACGGCTTGATAAATGCTACTCTGGAAAAGCTTGTAAGTAATTTTTTAATAGATTTTGCGTGTTTTTTTAGCTATGAATCAGGAAAATGGAAAATGGTAGCTCATCAGGGTAAGGACTTGTCCTGTGAGGATGCAGAATCCCTTGTGGTGAAATTGTCGGCTTCTTTTTCTGAGGTTTTGTTTCGAAGTGATGAGAAGACAGATAGAGAATGGATATTTGCTACAGGGATCTCTTCTTTAGCTTATCTACCTCTGGTATGGGACGAGCATAAGGTATGTCTTTTATGCGGCACAATGCAAGGACAGACGCTTCTCACTCGAGATGATATGCGAGTGCTTCGTCTCATTGTACAACAGATGAGATCAAGTCTTCAGCGTTTGGTGTATCTTGAGCAGATTGAAAAACAGAAGCAAGAGTTAGCGGAAGCGTATAAGAAACTTCAGGAAATGGTAGTACATGATGTTCTCACAGGGGTGATGAACCGTTTGGCTTTGTCTCAGCGTCTGGGTGAGGAAATAGCTCGTGTAAAACGTTATAAAAATCGTGTGGAGAGGGGCTTTGTTCTGGGTTTTTTGGACATGGACAATTTTAAAGGAATTAACGATACCTATGGACACACGATAGGAGATAAGGTGCTTGCTCTTACGGCTCAGGAGCTTGTGAGATTTTTGCGCAAGGTGGATCTGGTATTCAGGTACGGAGGGGATGAGTTTGTGCTTCTTTTCCCTGAGACGACAGGGGAGGCAGCACAAATAGTTGCAGAAAGAATTCTTAAAGAATTGCCTCAAAGGGTTAAAAACGCTCTCAACAAGGATCTTTTACCCACGTTCTCTTTGGGGATGGTTGTTTACACAGGTGAAGAAGATTTTCAACTGGAAGATCTGTTGCAAAGGGTTGATCGGGCGCTTTATGAGGCGAAAAGTCGGGGAAAAAATTGTTTTGTTCTGAAGTAA